From the Edaphobacter bradus genome, the window GGTAGCGCTGGTAGTAGCCGAGGCCGCGGAAGAGGAAGAAAGCGGACCAAAAGATGACCATGCTATCCACGAACTCGGCGTCGAGCTGAAAGGCGAGCCGCGTCCAGAAGTGCATGTTGGGATGCCCCATGGGAAGGTGTGGAAAGAGGAGGACCCAGATGACCTCTTCGACGAAGCAGACTGCGATGCTGAGGGGAGCGAAGAGCAGCAGGATGGTCCGCAGTCCGCCATCGTTGATTTGCGGGCGAAGCAGCATCCAGAGGAGCCAGCAGATGGTTCCCCAGAGGAAGTACTGGGCCCCCCAGGCGCGAAGGAGCAGGCCGAGGTCAATGTGCATGTGGTAGTTCCATGAAAGCGAATGGACCCACTCCTGCACGCCAAAGAGAAAGCCGAGCACCGTCGCACTCCCGATGAACACGAGAGGGTGCATGAAGAGCGGCTGATTGAAATCACGCTTCCATCTTAAAAAAGTCAGGGGCTTGTCCTCGGCTTTCGTGGGCTTTCGTAGGCTTTCCTGCCTTCCGCTCACGGGCAATGGAAAAAACAGCTGACGTGAAGATGCGATTTTGACCCGTGGGAGTGTCTTGCACTGCATAGACGCAGGAAACTACGCATCGGTTATCGCCCCGGTTCCGCGATAAGGCCTGAAGAGTTATTCATCCCGGGATTTGGTCGCTTCGTCACAAAGAACGGCACTTGGCTGCTACTTTGCTGTGAGCGTGGGCGGGGTTCCGCGGCCGGTGAGGGCGTGGATGAGGTCGACTTCGTGCTGGCGGTAGGGGGTGAGGTCCGGGTGGAAGACGTCGTGGAACCAGATGGTTGGCTGAGAGAGGACGTAGGGATGCAGCCAGGAGTCCCAGGGGAGGTAGGTTTGGGTCTTGCCAGCGACGAGGCCCCAGTTGATGGCAGCTACGTTGAGTTGTTTGGCGAGGGGGAGGACGGTGTCAAAGGTGCTGCCGCTGCCGCGAGCCATATACTCGGTGCAGAGGATGGGGCGGTGCAGGGGCTCGAGCGATTTGACGCGGGCCTCGAAGTCCTCAGGCCAGCCGTAGTTATGGAAGGTGATGATGTCGGATTCGGCGAGCTGGATTTTGGTGACGGGGCTCTCCTGGGCGGGGTCGGTCCAGTCGCCGGTCCAGACACCGCTGGTGAGGGGCTGGGTGGGATGGACGGAGCGTGCCCAGGCGAAGGTCTTCGGCAGGAGTGCGGCGACGAGCTCTGCCTTGTTCTTAGGCTCGCCGGGCCTGCCGCTGGTGTTGTCGGGCTCGTTCCAGATGTCCCAGCCGAGGATGCGGTCGTCGTTTGCGAAGGCTCCGACGACTCCTTTGACATAAGCCTCAAGTTTTGGCTCGTAGGCGGGGTCGGTGAGGCCGGGGGCTCCGGGGCTCTGGACCCATCCGGAGTTGTGCACGCCGGGGATGGGAGGGTGCTGCGGGCCGAGATGCGGGTTGGGCTCCCAGCAGGAGTCGAAGAGGACGAGCAGCGGGCGAATGTGGTGCTTCGCGGAGATGGCGAGGAAGGCGTCGAGGCGCCGGGTGAACCCTTTGGGGTCCTGCTCCCAGAGCTGGTCCTGGAGGAAGACGCGGACGGTGTTCATGCCGATGGATTCGGCGGCTCCGAGCTCGCGGTCGTTGAGCGCGGGATTGAAGGTTGCAGCCTGGAACATCTCAAGCTGGTTGATCGCGTCGGAAGGGACATAGTTGGCACCGACCAGCCAGGGCTGGCGGGCGTACCAGTCGTTGGCTTGCTGCTCGGTCCAGCGGCGCTGAGCCAGAGCCGAGGTAGCCAGAGAGAGCGTGAGGCACAGAAAGATCGCCAGATTTCGCATTGGCGAAATGATACGTGTGGCGGAAAGAACAGAACAAGGTACTGTACGAAGTGACGGATTTGGTTAATGATGAATGCCTAAAATCGTTTAGGCCAAACAAGCGAACCGGGTGGGCAAGAAATGAAACGAACAGGCTGGGTGAGGCGAAGGCTATGGGTTTACGCCGTTTCAGTGGCCGCAGTGCTGGCACTGCAGGCGATGAATATTGCAGGCGGCCAGAGCACAAAGGGCGGCGGGGGCAGGCTCAAGGTCTACTTTGTGGATGTGGAGGGCGGTCAGGCGACGCTGTTTGTGACTCCGGCGGGACGCTCACTGCTGATCGATACGGGCTGGCCGGGCAATGATTTCCGCGATGCGAGCCGGATCGTTGCGACAGCCAGGAGGGCGGGGCTGCGGAAGATCGACTATGTTCTGATTACGCACTACCACGTAGACCATGTGGGGGGACTGCCGCAGCTGCTGGAACGGATTCCGGTGGGCGCGGTGATCGACCACGGCCCCAACCGCGAGATGGACCAAGGCCCCACCGAACACGGCTATGAGGCCTACCTGAAGGCGATCGGCGACAGGAAGATCAGGCGGATTACCGCGCATTCAGGGGACGTGCTGCCGATCATCGGAATGAAGGCTACTGTTGTGAGCTCGGACGGCGATCTGGTGACGAGTCCGCTGGCCGGCGGAGGCGGGGCCAATCCTTATTGCAAAGATTCTGAGACGAGACCAACGGACGAGACCGAGAATGCACGGTCGGTCGGAGTGCAGATCGTCTTCGGCAAGCTGAAGCTGCTGGACCTGGGCGACCTGACGTGGGACAAGGAGATGGAGCTTATGTGTCCGGCGAACAGGCTGGGCACGGTCGATGTGTTGATCGTCTCGCACCATGGGTCGGATCTGAGTTCGAGCCCGGCGCTGGTAGGCGCGCTGGACGCGCGGGTGGCCATGATGGACAATGGCGCGAAAAAAGGCGGGTCGACGCCGACGCTGGACACGATCAGAAAGGCTCCGGCGCTCGAGGCGCTGTGGCAACTGCATTACTCGGAGGAGGGTGGCACGGAACACAATACTCCGGAGGAGTTCATTGCCAACCCGGAGGGGGTGGACGGCGAGTATCTGGAGCTGATCGGCAGCG encodes:
- a CDS encoding cellulase family glycosylhydrolase codes for the protein MRNLAIFLCLTLSLATSALAQRRWTEQQANDWYARQPWLVGANYVPSDAINQLEMFQAATFNPALNDRELGAAESIGMNTVRVFLQDQLWEQDPKGFTRRLDAFLAISAKHHIRPLLVLFDSCWEPNPHLGPQHPPIPGVHNSGWVQSPGAPGLTDPAYEPKLEAYVKGVVGAFANDDRILGWDIWNEPDNTSGRPGEPKNKAELVAALLPKTFAWARSVHPTQPLTSGVWTGDWTDPAQESPVTKIQLAESDIITFHNYGWPEDFEARVKSLEPLHRPILCTEYMARGSGSTFDTVLPLAKQLNVAAINWGLVAGKTQTYLPWDSWLHPYVLSQPTIWFHDVFHPDLTPYRQHEVDLIHALTGRGTPPTLTAK
- a CDS encoding ComEC/Rec2 family competence protein; translation: MKRTGWVRRRLWVYAVSVAAVLALQAMNIAGGQSTKGGGGRLKVYFVDVEGGQATLFVTPAGRSLLIDTGWPGNDFRDASRIVATARRAGLRKIDYVLITHYHVDHVGGLPQLLERIPVGAVIDHGPNREMDQGPTEHGYEAYLKAIGDRKIRRITAHSGDVLPIIGMKATVVSSDGDLVTSPLAGGGGANPYCKDSETRPTDETENARSVGVQIVFGKLKLLDLGDLTWDKEMELMCPANRLGTVDVLIVSHHGSDLSSSPALVGALDARVAMMDNGAKKGGSTPTLDTIRKAPALEALWQLHYSEEGGTEHNTPEEFIANPEGVDGEYLELIGSGDGSFDVMNSRTRKSVHYSAR